AGGCGGGGCGCCTCGTCGCCGGGCTGCGGGCCCTCGCGCCGGAGCGCGAGCCGGCGCTCTCGACGCTGCCGCTCGCCGACGTGCTGCGCCGCGTCGTCGAGGAGCGGCGGCCCCGCGCCGAAGCGGCCGGGATCGCGCTGACGCTCGAGCTCGCCGATCCGCGCGCCGCGCAGGCCTCCGTCCCGGCCGCGCTGGCCGAAGCGGTCGGGCCGCTGATCGACAACGCGCTCGACGCGCTGGAGGCGCGGCCGCTCGGCGCGGCCGGCGCCGCGAAGCGGGCCGGGGCGCCCGCGGAGACGCGCGGCGCGGCGACGATCGCCGCGCGCCGCGAAGGGCGCGGGATCGTCGTTCTCGTCGAGGACGACGGGCCCGGCTTCGGCGCCGCGGCGCTCGCCCGGGCCTTCGATCCGCTCTTCACCACGCGCGCCGCCGGCGACGGGCTCGGGCTCGGCCTGCCGATCGCCCGCGCGGCGGCCGCGAAGTGCGGCGCGCGGCTCGAACTCGCCGACCGCGCCGAGGGGGGCGCGCGCGCCGTCCTGCGGCTCGGCGACGACGGGCGCGACGCGCCGAGCGACGTCCCTCGCGCGGAAGAACGCCCGCGCGACGCGGCGAGCGACGTCCATCGCGCGGACGACGGGACGCCGTGATCCTCCGCGGAGCGGCGAACACCGGCCGCGGGCGGCTCGGCGTCGCGCCGCTCGGCGCCGTGCCGCCGCCGGTCCTCGAACGGGTCGCCGCCGTCGCCCGCGGCGCGCTCCGCTTCGAGCCCCTCCCGCCGCTTCCCCCGCTCGATCCGGCGCCGTTCCTCGACGCCGCGCGCCGCCAGTACCGCGCCGACCTCGTCCTCGCGCGGCTCAAGGAGTCCGCCCCGCCGGGCGGACGGATCCTCGCCGTCGCCGCGGTCGATCTCTGCCTGCCGGTCCTGACCTACGTCTTCGGCTGCGCCGAGCTGCGCGGCGCGGCGGCCGTCGTCTCGACGCACCGCCTCGACCCGCGCTTCCACGGCGAGCCGGAGGACGCCGGGCTGCTGCTGGAGCGGCTGGAGAAGGAGACGCTGCACGAGCTCGGCCACCTGCTCGGCCTCGTCCACTGCGCCGACAGGTCCTGCCTGATGGCCAGCGCGCACGACGTGGGCGAGATCGACGTCGAGGAACCGTCGTTCTGCGCCGACTGCCGCGCGAAGCTCCGCGCGCGCGCCTGACCGCCCGCCGCGCCTCCGCCGTCTCGTCGTTCGCGGACGTCGGCGACGAGCGGCCCGCGCCGCCGCGCCGTCGGGACTCGACGCGGACGGAACGCTCGCCGACGCGCCGTCAGGACTCGACGCGGACGGAGCGCTCGCCGACGCGCCAGACGACCGGCCGCGTCCGGTCGAAGCCGCTCGCCTCGCCCCACAGGTCCAGAATCTCGCGCCCCGCGGCGGCGACCGTCTCCGGCGCCTCGAGCACGATCCGCGCGCGCGGCAGCGGCCTCGCGCGGCGGCGCGCCTCGCGCAGCAGGTCGCGCGCCGCGGCCTCCGGACGGAGCACGACGCCGCGGCGGCAGCAGGGGCACGGCTCGCCGAGGATCTTCTCCAGCGGCAGGCGCCGCCGCTCGCGCGTGATCTGCGCGAGGTGGAAGTCGGTCAGCGGCAGGACGCGCAGCTTCGCGCGGTCGCGCGAAAGCGCCGCGGCGAACGCCGCGTTGACCTTCGCGCGGTCCGCCGCCGCGTCCATGTCGATGAAGTCGACGACGACCAGACCGCCGACGTCGCGCAGCCGCAGTTGCCGCGGGATCTCCTCCGCCGCCTCGAGGTTCGTGCGCAGCGCGGTCTCCTCGAGGTTCGCCGCGGAGGTGTCGGCGCCGCTGTTGACGTCGATCGCCGTCAGCGCCTCGGTGCTCTGCAGCGCGAGCCAGCCGCCGCCGGGAAGCGGCGCCTCGGCGGCCAGCGCCAGGCGCGCCGCCTGCTCGAGTCCGTACGCCTCGACGGCCGGGAGCGGCCCGACGTGCGGCGCGACGCGCGCCGCCTCGCCGCGCTCGCCGAGACGGCGCGCGAACTCCTCCGCCTCGCCGTCGACGACGATCGCCTCGAGCCCGCCCGCCAGATGGTCGCGCACGAAGACGACGCCCGGATCGTCCTCGCGGTGGACGAGCGTCGGCGGGCGCGACTCCGCCGCCCGCGCGGCGATCCCGTTCCAGCGCGCCAGCAGTTCGTCCCGCTCGGCGCGCAGCTCGTCCCGCCCGAGCCCGGTCGCCGCGGTGCGCGCGACGAGGCCGAACCCTTCCGGCGCCAGTTCCTCGACGAGCGCGCGCAGCCGCTCCCGCTCGACTTGATCGACGATCTTGCGGCTCACGCCGCACTGCGCGCGGCGCGGGGCGAGGACGAGCGCCCAGCCGGGAAGGGTCACGTCGAACGTCGCCCGCGGTCCCTTCGCCCCCTGCGCCTCCCGCACGACCTGCAGCAGGACCTCGTCCCCTTCGCGCGGCGGCTCGCGGTCGTCGTCGAGCGGAACGAACGCGTCGCGCGCCTGGCCGATCGCGACGAACGCCGCGTGCACGCCGGAGGCGACGCGGCTCACGCGCCCCTTGAGGATCGCGCCGAGCAGCCGTCCCTGCCCGACGGGACGGACCGTCAGTTCGACGACCCGGCCGTCCTCGAGCAGCGCCAGCCAGACCTCGCCGAGGTCGCGCGCGACGACGATCGTGCGCCGCGCGGCGCTCGGCCCGTTCTCTTCGGCGTGTCCGCGCTCGTCTTCCACCGGCTACTCCCGCATCCGCCGCCGCGCCAGCAGCAGCGGCGAAACGCGCCGCCCTCCGGCCTCGGCGAGCAGTTCGGTGCGCTCGACGTCGGCCGCGGCGGCGGCGGCCTTGCCGGCGAGCCACTCCAGGATCTCGACCGGGCGCGCCGATCCTTCGACCGACACGCGCAGGGCGAAGCGCAGCTCGCCGTCCGGCGCGCACGACATCTCGGCGACCAGCGGACGGAGGTCGAGCGCCCGCTCGCGTCCCTTGCGCGCGCGGACGATCGGGACCGACTCCGCGGCGAGGAACGCCGCGACCCGCTCCGCCAGCGCGTCGGGCGCGAGCGGCAGCCGCGCGCGGTAGACGGCGAAGCGCACCGCGTCCTGCAGCGCCGCGGCGTCGAGGTCGGCGGGGACGAGCGCGAGGACGCGCAGTCCTTCGGGCAGCGCGGCGTCGATGCGCGGGATCGCGCTTTCGGCGTCGAGCGGCCCGGTCGTGTCCACGTCGACGAACTCGCCGCGCGAGCCGACGCCGAGCGCCAGCGCCGGCGTGAACGAGAGGCGCGGATGCGGCTTGAAGCCGCAGGAGTAGGCCAGCGGCACCCCCGCGCGGCGGAACGCCATCGTCATCGCCCGCACGAGGTCGAGGTGGCCGAGGAAGCGGGCGCGGCCCAGCTTCTCGAACAGCAGCCGGTGGCGGTAGACCGGCGCCGGCGGCGCCGCGGCGGCCGGCGCCTCCGCCTCCGCGCCGCGAGCGCTCTCCGCTTCGCCGCCGCGCACGCCTTCCGCTTCGCCGCCGCGCGCGCGCTCCGCTTCGTCGCCGCGCGCGTGATCCGCCTCGTCGCCGCGCGCGCTCTCCCGCGCGCCGTCGGCCGGCGCCGCGGCGAACGCGGTTTCGGGCGCGGCGTCCGGCCCCTGCGGCCCCTCGTCGGGAAGCGTCGTCCAACGGCGCCGCGCGACGACGCCCGACGCGCATTCCTTGGCGAACGAGGCGCACGCCCCGCACTGCTGGTCGCACGGCGCGGTCCGCTCGGCGCGCGTCGCCCGCTCCCACTCCCGCTCCAGCCACGGGCGGCGGATCAGCGGATCGACGACCTCCCACGGCAGCTCCGCTTCGACCGGCAGCGCGCGCGTCGCCCAGTCGTCGGCGTCGATCCCGGCCGCGGCGAACGCCTCCCGCCAGCGCGCGACGTCGAGCATCTCCGTCCAGCCGTCCAGGACGGCGCCGCGGCGGTACGCCTCGAGGATCGCCTGCGCCGCGGAGCGGTCGGCGCGCGAGAGCGCGCCTTCCAGCCACGAGGCGCCGTGGTCGTGGTGCTTGAACTGCACGCCGCGCGGCAGCCGCGCGCGGATCCGCCGCTGCTTGGCCGCGACGACCTCTTCCCTGTTCATCCCGCAAAACTGGAACGGCGTGAACGCCTTCGGCACGAACGTCGAGGCGGAGAGGGTCACCTTGGCCCGCGGCCCGCGCAGCTCCCGCCCGAGGCGCGCCACGCGGCCCGCGAGATCGACCAGCGCGTCCACGTCCTCGTCGGTCTCGGTCGGGAGCCCGATCATGAAGTAGAGCTTGACGAGGTCCCAGCCGGCCTCGAAGGCGAGGCGCGCGGCGCGGAGGATCTGCTCCTCGTCGAGGTTCTTGTTGATCACGTCCCGCAGCCGCTGCGAGCCGGCTTCGGGGGCCATCGTGAAGCCGGTCTTGCGCACCCGCTTGACCTGCGCCGCCAGCTCCTCGCTGAGCGTCGTGGCGTGCAGCGAAGAGAGCCCGACCGAGACGCGGCGCGGCGCCATCTCGTCCATCAGCGCCGTCAGCAGCGGGAGCATCGCGCCGTACTTGCCGGAG
This portion of the bacterium genome encodes:
- a CDS encoding ribonuclease E/G → MEDERGHAEENGPSAARRTIVVARDLGEVWLALLEDGRVVELTVRPVGQGRLLGAILKGRVSRVASGVHAAFVAIGQARDAFVPLDDDREPPREGDEVLLQVVREAQGAKGPRATFDVTLPGWALVLAPRRAQCGVSRKIVDQVERERLRALVEELAPEGFGLVARTAATGLGRDELRAERDELLARWNGIAARAAESRPPTLVHREDDPGVVFVRDHLAGGLEAIVVDGEAEEFARRLGERGEAARVAPHVGPLPAVEAYGLEQAARLALAAEAPLPGGGWLALQSTEALTAIDVNSGADTSAANLEETALRTNLEAAEEIPRQLRLRDVGGLVVVDFIDMDAAADRAKVNAAFAAALSRDRAKLRVLPLTDFHLAQITRERRRLPLEKILGEPCPCCRRGVVLRPEAAARDLLREARRRARPLPRARIVLEAPETVAAAGREILDLWGEASGFDRTRPVVWRVGERSVRVES
- a CDS encoding TIGR03960 family B12-binding radical SAM protein is translated as MTGRFADNGELAAALERLLPRVEKPTRYLGGEVNQRVKAAEEVRLRVALAFPDLYEIGMSHLGFRILYALLNDLDGVAAERAFMPWSDMLGLLRAEGLPLTSLETRAPLSSFDVVGFSLQYELAATNVLAMLELGGIPLLAAEREEGAPLVLAGGPAAANPEPFAPFFDLILLGDGEEAFPEALAELRRLKDAGTPRAEIVRRLARLEGWYAPGLYDVARDERTGFLLPRPKAGEDVPARVKRRVVLDLDAHPFPAAILVPHAEIVHDRVSWEIMRGCPTGCRFCQAGYLYRPTRERNPAAVRDGVRASIEATGYDEFSLTSLNSGKYGAMLPLLTALMDEMAPRRVSVGLSSLHATTLSEELAAQVKRVRKTGFTMAPEAGSQRLRDVINKNLDEEQILRAARLAFEAGWDLVKLYFMIGLPTETDEDVDALVDLAGRVARLGRELRGPRAKVTLSASTFVPKAFTPFQFCGMNREEVVAAKQRRIRARLPRGVQFKHHDHGASWLEGALSRADRSAAQAILEAYRRGAVLDGWTEMLDVARWREAFAAAGIDADDWATRALPVEAELPWEVVDPLIRRPWLEREWERATRAERTAPCDQQCGACASFAKECASGVVARRRWTTLPDEGPQGPDAAPETAFAAAPADGARESARGDEADHARGDEAERARGGEAEGVRGGEAESARGAEAEAPAAAAPPAPVYRHRLLFEKLGRARFLGHLDLVRAMTMAFRRAGVPLAYSCGFKPHPRLSFTPALALGVGSRGEFVDVDTTGPLDAESAIPRIDAALPEGLRVLALVPADLDAAALQDAVRFAVYRARLPLAPDALAERVAAFLAAESVPIVRARKGRERALDLRPLVAEMSCAPDGELRFALRVSVEGSARPVEILEWLAGKAAAAAADVERTELLAEAGGRRVSPLLLARRRMRE